The Deltaproteobacteria bacterium genome contains the following window.
AGTCCTTCTCCGCCCTGAGTTCAAGGTAGTCGCCGGCGGTCGACTCGGCCGGCTCCTCGAACAGGCGGTCGTCCTTGCCGATGCCGGTCTTCATGAAGATGTTGAAGGCGTCATGGACGTTGTGCGCGGTGAGCCCGTAGGATTCGATGGCTCGCACGAGGTTGTCCTGGCAGTTGGGGGCGTTGTCGACGCCACGGAGCTTCCACAGTCCCGAGCTGCAGCGCGCGTAGATGAGATCGTGGGAGATGCCGCCGAGTGGCGAGTCGACGCGTTTCACGGTGTCGTCGGTGATGGTGAACAGCACCTCCATGTTGGGCGAGGAAAACAGGCGGTTGCCGGTGGAGAGGTGCGCTCCCTCCACGATCCGGGTGCGCCCGGACCAGAACTGCTCCTTGTAGTCGGGCAGCGTCCAGGCGTTGAAGTCGGCCACCTGACCGCCTTCGACGTCGACGACCCGTACGTACTGGCCGGTCTGCACCGTGCAGGCGGCGCCTCCGCCGGCGGGAACATCAACGGAGCTGATTTCGCGAAGTGCCACGGCTTCCCTCCCTTTCGACTATGTCGATCCGGTGATTGTCCTGATCATTGCTTCGCTGCGCCTTACTTGCCGGGTGCGGTCCGCGCCCCTTCTCGCAGTCGCGCCAGCGCATCCTCGTAGTAGTGTTCGTAGTACCAGTCCGAGATCTCCTCGGCGGTGGCGGCCCACACGCCGTCGTGCCCGAGGATGTATTGCAGGCCCTTGTCGATCCACTTGGCGCGGTGCGCCTGGCCGCCGATGAAGGGGTGCAGGCAAAGGCCCAGGATGCGGCCCGTCTCCGCGCCTTCGGCGTGCAGCACGTCGAACTGGTCGCACATCATCCGATAGAAGCTTTCGCCGTCCATGCCGGCGCCCACGAAGGCGTAGATGTCGTTGACCTCCATGCAGTAGGGCACGCCGATGAGCCGGCCGCTGCTCACTTCGATGGGGTAGGGCTGGTCGTCGTTGCACCAGTCGGAGACGTACTCGATGCCGGCCTCGGCCAGGATCTCCAGGGTGTTGAAGGTCTCCACGAGCCCGGGGCCGAGCCATCCCTTGGTGGGGCGCCCGGCGGCCGCGCTCAGCTTCGCCACGCTGGCTTGGATCACGGCGCGCTCGTCTTCGGGCGAGAGGCCGCCCAAGGTGTGCGAGTTGTTGAACCCGTGGCCCATGAGCTCCCACTCGCGCCGCACCGCCTCGCGGATGATCTCGGGATAATAGTCGCACACCTGGTCGTTGGTGGGGGCCGAGGCGCGAAGGCGGTAGCGGTCCAGCATCTCCATGAGCCGCCAGATACCGACCCGCGCGCCGTAGTCGCGCCAGCCGGCGTTCTTGGGGTCGGGGATGGGGCCGGGCGAGCGGCTCGGCGGCAGGCTCATGCCCGGGGCGTCGATCTCGAAGTGCTCCAGGTTCATCTGCACCCACAGCGCCACCCGGGCTTCGTCCGGCCAGCGCAGGGGAGGGCGCTCGATCAGGGCCGAATACCCGATGAGAGGTTCCATGCTCCGTTCCTCCGGCATCGCTGTCCCCTGTCCGCTACGACGTCGGGCCGCACAGTTCCAGGGCGGCCAGGGCGTATACGCCGGCGGCCTTGACCAGGTGCTCTATCTTCAGCACCTCGCTGTGTCTATGGGCCGGGTCGTAGTTGGCGAACTGGCCGCCGGTGGAGATGCCGCCGGGGCCGTAGGTCAGGCCCCGGATGCCGTACTCGAACATCGGTCCGGCGTCGCTGGAGACGGCATAGCGGTTGGGCGCGGCATAGGGGACGGGCTCGCCGTAGACGTTCTGATGGGCCCGCTCCATGGCCTTCACCAGGGGCTCGTCGCGCTCGAGCTCGAAGCCGTTCCCCGTCAGGTACAACTCGACGTCGGTTTGCAACTCCGGGTCATCGGCCTTCAGTTCGTTCAGTACCGCCTCGATTTCCTTTTTCACCTCCATGAAGCTCTGTCCCGGCACCACGCGCACGTCCACGTACAGGTTGCAGAAGGGCGCCGGGCACTTGGAGGGCTTGTAGGGGTGTCCGCCCTGGATGGCGCCGATGCCGATGCGGCCTTCCATGAAGGGATGCGGATGGCGTTCCCGGAACACGGGCTCCCACGCCTGCAGCGCGGTGAAGACGCGCATCATCTTCTCGATGGGGTCGATGCCGTGCTCCTTGGACCAGGTGTGCTGGGACCGGCCGTAGACCGTCACCTTGACGAAGCAGTAGCCGGTCTCGCCGATCTGCAGGCGCATGCCGGTGGGCTCGCCGATGACGGCGTAGTCGGCGGTGACGCCATGGGTCACCAGGAAACGCGAACCCACCTTGCCGCCGCGGAATTCCGCCCCCTGGTACTGGTCCACCGGCGCCTTCTCGGTCTCGCCCACCACGCCGGTTATGAGGAGATCGCCGGCCAGCTCCACGCCGGCCCGCTGGAGCGCCCGCACCGCGCCCCAGTAGGCGGCGAAGGCGCCCTTCATGTTGCTGGCGCCGAGCCCGTGGATCCACCCGTCGGCGGTGGTGGCCTGGGGCACGCCGCCGCCGACGATGTCGGCCGTATACCCGCTGCCCAACACCTCGGCCTCGCGTCCGGTGGTGCTGGTGTCGAAGTGTCCGCTGAAGAGCAGCGTGGGCGAGCCCTTGCTGCCGGGCAGCCGGCCCACCACGTTGTTGCGGCCCGGCTCCACCTCCTGGAGCTGCACGCGCATGCCCAGCTCCGCCAGCCGTCCGGCGAGATAGTCGCCGGCCGGCGCCTCCGCGCCCGGCGGGCTGGAAATGCTCACCAGGTCCATGGCCATGGTCACCAGTTCGTCCTCGCGGATCCCGGCCAGCACCTGCTTCTGAAGATCATCCATCGGCATCCTCATTGTCTTCGAGATGGCGTCCTTCGACTTCGCTACGCTACGCTCAGGACGAACGGTTGTAAGGACAGCCACATCCCGTTCGTCCTGAGCGTAGCGAAGCGAAGTCGAAGGACGCCATCTAGTGCTACCCGGCCTCGTGCACGACCTTGCCGTCCACCACGGTCATGTCCACGGTGATGTGCCGGATCTCCTCCGCCGGCGCCGTCAGGATGTCCCGGGACAACAAGGCCAGGTCGGCGAGCTTGCCTTCCTCGATGGAACCCTTGCTCTGCTCCTCGAAGTGCGCGTAGGCGCCGTTGTAGGTGTAGATCCGCATTGCCTCCATGACCGTCAGGCGCTCGTCGGGATTCAGCACCGTGCCCCCCGGGCTCGGGTCCAGGCGCCGGTTGACCAGGCAGTCGATGCCCACCATGGGGTTCGCGGTGACGATGGGCATGTCGGAGCCGCCCGAGGAGATCACTCCGCGGTCCAGCAGCGACTTCATGGGAAACGCGTACCGCGAGCGCTCCGCGCCCCAGGGCTCCAGGGTGCAGGCTTCGCCCAGCACCTCCAGGATCGGCGGCTGGGCGTTGTAGACGACGCCGAGGCCGGCGGCACGGTCCAGCAGCTCGGCGTTCCACAGGTAGGCGTGCTCCAGGCGGTGGCGCGCGTCCGGGCGTGGGAAGGCCTTCTGGGCCTTTTCGATGGCGTCCAGGGTCACGGTGATGCCGTGGTCGCCGTGGGGGATGGCGGCGATCTGGAAGCCGGCCTTGTGGGCTTCCAGGCAGAACTCGTCCGCCATCTCCTGGGAGCAGCGGAAGCTCCCGCGAAATTTTCCGTCGGGGTCGTTGGAGTAGGGCTCGAAGAGCGCCGCCGTCTGTCCCTGCACGCCGCCGTCGATGCCGATGACCGCCGGCCCGAGGCGGAGCCAGTCGTCGCCGTAGCCGGTGCGCATGCCCGAGCGGAATATCCTGTAGGCTGCGGTCTCGATGTCCCACTGGGTGCCGTAGACCGGATAGATGTTGAGATAGATGCGCGCCGTGAGGCCGCCGCGGGCGCGCAGGAGCTGCCACGCGTGGGTCTCGTGCTCGTTGCGGATGGACGCCTCGTCCACGCTGGTGACCCCGAGCCCGTTCAGGTACTGGCACGCCCAACCGTAGCCTTCCGCGAGTTCTTCCAGCGTCGGCGGCGTGATGGTGGGGAAGATGTAGACCACCCGGCAGTTGTCCCACATGGGACCCAGGGGCGCTCCCTGCTGGTCCCGGAGCATGGGGCCGCCGGGAGGATCCGGGGTGTCGTCCTCAATGCCCATGCGGCGCAGCGCGGCCGTGTTGGCGGTCCAGCTCATGGACTCGCGCTGGCGCAGCAGCACCGGGTGGTTGGGGGAGACCGGGTCCAGGTCGCGCCGCGTCGGGTAGCGCCGCTCCCGCAGCCGGTGGTGGTCGAAGCCCCAGCCCACGATCAGTTCGCCGGCGGGGGTCTGGTCCACGCGTTGCTTCACGGCCGCGGCGACGTCGTCGATGGAGGAGGCGACCTCCGGGCCGCAGTTGATCCACTTGCGGTCCTCCACCGCGTTGATGATGTGCATGTGGTTTTCCACGAACCCGGGAGTCAACGCGCGCCCCGCCAGGTTCACCACGCGGGTGTCGTTGCCGACCAATGCCTCCACGGATTCGTTGGAGCCCACGCGGACGATGCGGTTGTCCGCCACCGCCACCGCCTCGACCACCTGGTCCCGCTGGTTCATCGTAATGACGCGTCCGTTGACGAACGCCAGATCCGCGTCGCGCCAAGCGTTGCTTGCCATGAGCGTCCTCCTTCCGGCAGGGGGCTGCCGCCAGTATGGTGTCTCATTCCCATGGAAACGCACGAGGAAAACGCACGAGACAACCCGCCCATACGATTATTGGCCGCCTAGTGCAACCTTGACACTCCGAGAAATCCTGTGCGAGTATCGCGCCCGGAGCAGGGGTTGGAGGGCTGTGACGGTCTGTTCGGAACGGTGCCGCTGGTGGCACCGGCGCAACGGGCGGTGTTTTCACCCTGTGCGCACGCTGTCGTCCTGGAGACGCCGCCGAGGAGGAAATCACGATGAGTAGGACGAACCTGACGAGAAGATCGGGCTGGTCTGATTCCTCGCCGAAACGGTGGTCTTTGGGACTCGCCATCGCGGCGGTCTTTGTCATTACCTGCGTCTTCGCGATGCAGGCCACCGCGCAGAAATCCGGCGGCATCCTGCGTCTCGGAGGCGAGCGTGACGTGAACGATCTCGATCCGCACACCACGCGCGTGGGCTGGGACATCAACATCATGCAGAACGTGTACTCGGGGCTGGTGCGCGCCGGCACCGATATCCAGCCCAGGCCGGACCTGGCGACGAGCTGGGAGTTCACGTCGCCCACCCAGCTCGAGTTCACGCTGCGCGAGGGAGTGAAGTTCCACAACGGACGCGAGTTCACCTCGGCGGACGCCAAGTACTCGCTGCAGCGGATTCTCGACCCGAACGTTCCCGCAGGCTACGCGAGCACCATCGCGTCCATCGACTCCATCGAGACGCCGTCCAAGTACAAGCTCGTGCTGAAACTGAAGAGGCCCGACGCGGCCATCGTGACGAACCTGTCGCTGCCCGCCATGGCCATGGTGGCCGAGGAGGCGGTGAAGCCCATGCCGGTGGGGTTGAAGGATGGGATGATGGGCACCGGGCCGTACATGTTCAAGGAGCAGGTCAAGGGTCAGCGGCTGGTGCTGGTCAAGAACCCTAATTACTACGACAAGTCGGTGCCGTTGCTGGACGAGCTGCACTTCATTCCGCTCAAGGACCAGACCGCGCGCACCAACGCGTTGCGGGCGGGGCAGGTGGACTACATCGAGCCGGTGCCGCCCAAGGACGTGAACGCCCTCAAGCGCGACCGCAGGATCAACGTCACCGGGGGGCCCAACATCAGCTTCGTCAACATCTCGCTCAACGTGAGCAAGAAGCCGCTGGACGACGTGCGCGTGCGCCAGGCCATGGCCTACGCCATCGACCGCAAGGAGATGGTGGAGAAGGGCTTCGACGGCTTCGCGCAGCCGCTCTGGGGGCCGCCGCTGATCCCGC
Protein-coding sequences here:
- a CDS encoding amidohydrolase, coding for MASNAWRDADLAFVNGRVITMNQRDQVVEAVAVADNRIVRVGSNESVEALVGNDTRVVNLAGRALTPGFVENHMHIINAVEDRKWINCGPEVASSIDDVAAAVKQRVDQTPAGELIVGWGFDHHRLRERRYPTRRDLDPVSPNHPVLLRQRESMSWTANTAALRRMGIEDDTPDPPGGPMLRDQQGAPLGPMWDNCRVVYIFPTITPPTLEELAEGYGWACQYLNGLGVTSVDEASIRNEHETHAWQLLRARGGLTARIYLNIYPVYGTQWDIETAAYRIFRSGMRTGYGDDWLRLGPAVIGIDGGVQGQTAALFEPYSNDPDGKFRGSFRCSQEMADEFCLEAHKAGFQIAAIPHGDHGITVTLDAIEKAQKAFPRPDARHRLEHAYLWNAELLDRAAGLGVVYNAQPPILEVLGEACTLEPWGAERSRYAFPMKSLLDRGVISSGGSDMPIVTANPMVGIDCLVNRRLDPSPGGTVLNPDERLTVMEAMRIYTYNGAYAHFEEQSKGSIEEGKLADLALLSRDILTAPAEEIRHITVDMTVVDGKVVHEAG
- a CDS encoding urea carboxylase-associated family protein, encoding MALREISSVDVPAGGGAACTVQTGQYVRVVDVEGGQVADFNAWTLPDYKEQFWSGRTRIVEGAHLSTGNRLFSSPNMEVLFTITDDTVKRVDSPLGGISHDLIYARCSSGLWKLRGVDNAPNCQDNLVRAIESYGLTAHNVHDAFNIFMKTGIGKDDRLFEEPAESTAGDYLELRAEKDCLVAVSSCPGRGNRFPEWQSRPLRVEVLAEG
- a CDS encoding polysaccharide deacetylase family protein codes for the protein MEPLIGYSALIERPPLRWPDEARVALWVQMNLEHFEIDAPGMSLPPSRSPGPIPDPKNAGWRDYGARVGIWRLMEMLDRYRLRASAPTNDQVCDYYPEIIREAVRREWELMGHGFNNSHTLGGLSPEDERAVIQASVAKLSAAAGRPTKGWLGPGLVETFNTLEILAEAGIEYVSDWCNDDQPYPIEVSSGRLIGVPYCMEVNDIYAFVGAGMDGESFYRMMCDQFDVLHAEGAETGRILGLCLHPFIGGQAHRAKWIDKGLQYILGHDGVWAATAEEISDWYYEHYYEDALARLREGARTAPGK
- a CDS encoding M20/M25/M40 family metallo-hydrolase → MDDLQKQVLAGIREDELVTMAMDLVSISSPPGAEAPAGDYLAGRLAELGMRVQLQEVEPGRNNVVGRLPGSKGSPTLLFSGHFDTSTTGREAEVLGSGYTADIVGGGVPQATTADGWIHGLGASNMKGAFAAYWGAVRALQRAGVELAGDLLITGVVGETEKAPVDQYQGAEFRGGKVGSRFLVTHGVTADYAVIGEPTGMRLQIGETGYCFVKVTVYGRSQHTWSKEHGIDPIEKMMRVFTALQAWEPVFRERHPHPFMEGRIGIGAIQGGHPYKPSKCPAPFCNLYVDVRVVPGQSFMEVKKEIEAVLNELKADDPELQTDVELYLTGNGFELERDEPLVKAMERAHQNVYGEPVPYAAPNRYAVSSDAGPMFEYGIRGLTYGPGGISTGGQFANYDPAHRHSEVLKIEHLVKAAGVYALAALELCGPTS
- a CDS encoding ABC transporter substrate-binding protein, with the translated sequence MSRTNLTRRSGWSDSSPKRWSLGLAIAAVFVITCVFAMQATAQKSGGILRLGGERDVNDLDPHTTRVGWDINIMQNVYSGLVRAGTDIQPRPDLATSWEFTSPTQLEFTLREGVKFHNGREFTSADAKYSLQRILDPNVPAGYASTIASIDSIETPSKYKLVLKLKRPDAAIVTNLSLPAMAMVAEEAVKPMPVGLKDGMMGTGPYMFKEQVKGQRLVLVKNPNYYDKSVPLLDELHFIPLKDQTARTNALRAGQVDYIEPVPPKDVNALKRDRRINVTGGPNISFVNISLNVSKKPLDDVRVRQAMAYAIDRKEMVEKGFDGFAQPLWGPPLIPPYWAGNDEKYYNLDRDKAKKLLADAGYPNGVDIVLRIGTTSYHAAFAAVVQSELKKVGIRVEIKASDSATAQRDWRSGNFQMYPIRWWGSDFVDPDGALSPLFTCKGSYNNSRFCDPEFDKLLAKGVVATSIAERKEAYRVAMKRLAEQQPWVFLVAFDRFQAMRNHVKGYTAFPNASQYSFREVWLDK